A window of the Gammaproteobacteria bacterium genome harbors these coding sequences:
- a CDS encoding acyltransferase: MGIWAQAADLAAQTPRDRNRYVDFLRSVSIVIVILGHWLITTAYYVDGTLTSEHLFRIQPQTQWLTWLFQVMPVFFIVGGYANAVSLESAQRKGINYGGWLAGRLHRLVTPLLVLLAVWALIAVIMHFLDVSPKVIQLASRASLIPTWFLAIYIMVVILAPTTYAFWRRLGFGSFWLLVTLAVVMDVAFFAADVRWAGWSNYFWVWLAIHNLGYAWRDGRMGSPGRLILYSLVAVSAMWVLVFPGPYPLAMVGSPDQALSNTTPPKITLVALGIFQFGLLLAVENPMRRALMNLRLWTATVLINSMIMTVYLWHITLMIVLIGLLYLADGLGLGLEPGTLAWWFSRPLWMATLIVLLLPLTLLLSPLERVSRSTDLSSASPLRQVTGAMMICLGVALLALYGVGGGPLPGLDLGSFALVAIGAGVSGLLPGLR, translated from the coding sequence ATGGGAATATGGGCTCAGGCGGCCGATTTAGCGGCACAGACACCACGGGACAGAAATCGATATGTTGATTTCCTGCGATCGGTTTCGATCGTTATCGTCATTCTCGGGCATTGGTTGATTACGACCGCTTACTATGTCGACGGCACACTAACGAGCGAGCATCTGTTCAGAATTCAGCCCCAGACCCAGTGGCTTACCTGGTTGTTCCAGGTAATGCCGGTATTCTTTATTGTTGGCGGCTATGCCAACGCCGTTTCTCTCGAAAGCGCACAGCGCAAGGGCATTAACTATGGAGGATGGCTGGCCGGGCGCCTGCACCGGCTTGTCACGCCACTGCTGGTTTTACTCGCAGTCTGGGCCCTGATCGCGGTCATCATGCATTTCCTCGATGTCAGCCCGAAAGTGATTCAGTTGGCTTCACGGGCTTCCCTGATACCCACCTGGTTTCTCGCGATCTATATCATGGTGGTCATACTGGCACCGACCACTTACGCGTTCTGGCGACGTCTGGGATTTGGGTCATTCTGGTTACTGGTAACACTCGCGGTTGTGATGGACGTCGCTTTCTTCGCCGCGGACGTGCGTTGGGCAGGATGGAGTAATTACTTCTGGGTCTGGCTCGCGATCCACAACCTGGGGTATGCATGGCGGGACGGTCGCATGGGTAGCCCGGGGCGGCTTATCCTGTATTCGCTGGTTGCGGTATCGGCCATGTGGGTACTGGTTTTCCCGGGTCCCTATCCATTGGCAATGGTCGGTTCACCTGACCAGGCTTTGTCGAATACCACACCGCCGAAAATCACGCTGGTGGCGCTTGGAATATTTCAGTTTGGCCTGTTGCTGGCGGTGGAGAATCCAATGCGGCGGGCATTGATGAACCTGCGGCTTTGGACGGCTACGGTGTTGATAAACAGCATGATCATGACTGTGTACCTGTGGCACATCACGCTAATGATCGTGTTAATCGGCTTGCTTTACCTCGCGGACGGATTGGGTTTGGGCCTGGAGCCAGGTACTCTAGCCTGGTGGTTTTCCCGCCCGCTGTGGATGGCGACTTTAATTGTGTTGCTGTTGCCGTTAACCTTGCTGCTTTCGCCGTTGGAGCGAGTGTCACGCAGTACCGATCTATCCAGTGCATCGCCGTTACGCCAGGTAACGGGCGCGATGATGATTTGCCTTGGAGTTGCGCTGCTGGCATTGTATGGCGTTGGTGGAGGACCACTGCCGGGACTCGATCTGGGCTCATTCGCGCTGGTCGCTATCGGTGCAGGTGTTAGTGGTCTGCTGCCGGGCTTGAGGTAG
- a CDS encoding alpha/beta hydrolase: MASIWKLLLFGAVIYVAIMALVYYKQSSLIYYPNIPGRNLVATPENIGLGYEDVEFTTRDGITLHGWFIANKAARGTLLFFHGNAGNISHRLESINIFHELGLSVFIIDYRGYGQSEGKVSEQGTYRDAEAAWEYLTQTRNIAADKVIIFGRSLGASVAAWLSGKHTPAALIIESGFSSVPSMAKRIYPFLPVHWLASFKYDTARYIAKISCPVLVAHSKNDEIIPFAEGLEVFEAAPEAKQFLEMRGGHNDGFLVSRSIYVAGLGSFILENLE; the protein is encoded by the coding sequence ATGGCCAGTATCTGGAAACTGCTGCTCTTCGGCGCCGTAATTTATGTCGCAATCATGGCTCTTGTTTACTACAAGCAGTCAAGTCTGATTTATTATCCGAACATCCCGGGTCGGAATCTCGTTGCGACTCCGGAAAACATCGGCCTTGGCTACGAGGACGTCGAATTTACGACCCGGGACGGGATTACGCTGCATGGCTGGTTCATTGCGAATAAAGCCGCCAGGGGGACACTGCTGTTTTTTCATGGCAATGCCGGCAACATTTCCCACCGCCTCGAGTCAATCAATATCTTCCACGAACTCGGGCTTAGTGTTTTCATTATTGATTATCGCGGTTACGGGCAAAGCGAGGGTAAAGTTTCGGAACAGGGAACCTACCGCGACGCCGAGGCCGCCTGGGAATACCTGACCCAAACCCGGAACATTGCCGCCGATAAGGTCATTATCTTTGGTCGATCATTGGGAGCCTCGGTTGCAGCCTGGTTATCCGGCAAGCACACCCCCGCCGCATTGATTATAGAATCCGGCTTTTCCTCGGTTCCGTCCATGGCAAAACGGATTTACCCCTTCTTACCCGTCCACTGGCTCGCGAGTTTCAAATACGACACCGCCCGTTATATTGCGAAGATTTCCTGTCCGGTGCTGGTTGCACACAGCAAAAATGACGAGATCATTCCCTTTGCTGAAGGACTCGAAGTTTTCGAAGCTGCACCTGAAGCAAAGCAGTTTTTGGAAATGCGGGGCGGGCATAATGACGGATTCCTGGTGAGCCGATCAATCTATGTCGCCGGGCTGGGATCATTTATCCTGGAAAATCTAGAATAG
- a CDS encoding lysophospholipid acyltransferase family protein — MFNTPIVSQFFYGLSWLWLRVAGWKIKGSPPLEPRFVIIAYPHTSNWDVPFTIAICMMYRLKIYWMGKASLFKGPMEPVMKWLGGIPVNLDQSQNLVQQTIEAFNRSDELVIAIAPEGNRSYVDRWKTGFYHIAAGAGVPIALGFLDFGKKEGGYLASYFPTGDVDGDIALIQARYAGIVGKYPDQSR, encoded by the coding sequence TTGTTTAATACCCCGATAGTAAGCCAGTTCTTTTACGGATTGTCGTGGCTGTGGTTGCGCGTGGCGGGCTGGAAAATCAAGGGCTCCCCGCCCCTTGAACCCAGGTTTGTCATAATCGCCTATCCCCATACCAGCAACTGGGATGTACCTTTCACGATTGCGATCTGCATGATGTACCGGTTGAAGATTTACTGGATGGGCAAAGCCAGTTTATTCAAGGGTCCAATGGAGCCCGTCATGAAATGGCTGGGAGGGATACCGGTAAACCTGGATCAATCACAAAACCTGGTGCAACAGACAATCGAGGCTTTTAACCGTTCAGACGAACTTGTCATCGCAATTGCACCGGAAGGAAACCGGTCTTACGTTGATCGATGGAAGACCGGTTTTTATCATATTGCTGCAGGCGCTGGGGTGCCGATCGCCCTTGGTTTTCTCGATTTCGGAAAAAAGGAAGGTGGTTACCTGGCAAGTTACTTTCCGACTGGCGACGTCGACGGGGATATTGCCTTAATCCAGGCGCGGTACGCGGGCATAGTGGGGAAGTACCCCGATCAATCGAGATAG
- a CDS encoding DUF1499 domain-containing protein — translation MLKMIAIITIALILLIIATLFVLGFMSKSDEANGLVEGRLSQCPDKPNCVCSEFKADTDHFIEPLAISSEDAADVMSRLVSVIREMGGNIRQENDDYLAATFTSAIFRFVDDLEIRIDRETNLIHLRSASRVGHGDRDVNRKRIEQLKRSFR, via the coding sequence ATGTTGAAGATGATTGCAATTATAACCATCGCCCTGATTCTGCTTATTATCGCGACCCTGTTTGTGCTTGGTTTCATGTCAAAATCCGACGAGGCAAATGGGTTGGTCGAGGGTCGACTGTCACAATGTCCAGACAAACCCAACTGCGTTTGCAGTGAATTCAAGGCGGATACTGATCACTTTATCGAACCACTGGCAATTTCGTCAGAAGATGCGGCCGATGTTATGTCCCGGCTTGTATCGGTCATTCGAGAAATGGGTGGCAACATCCGGCAGGAAAACGATGATTATCTCGCTGCCACTTTCACATCGGCAATTTTCAGATTCGTGGATGACCTTGAAATCAGGATCGACCGGGAAACTAACCTGATCCACTTGCGCTCGGCCTCGAGAGTGGGCCACGGTGATCGCGATGTCAATCGAAAGCGAATAGAGCAGCTTAAAAGATCCTTCCGCTAG
- a CDS encoding Slp family lipoprotein, which produces MMRKLNITLVMLVLLGGCASKPPAAISKIPAENPSLTRVRMDIDSFLGAEVRWGGVITKVENKASQTWIELVRHKLFDNGKPRSNDKSDGRFIASFEGFVDPVVYKVGRPLTVVGTIEGKAERPIGEHEYLFPIVAVEGSYLWKARSKIRDPYYYPPPYWYYDFRYYHHWPHYRYPHYH; this is translated from the coding sequence ATGATGCGAAAACTTAACATAACTCTTGTCATGCTGGTGCTGCTGGGGGGTTGCGCGAGCAAGCCGCCGGCAGCGATCAGCAAGATTCCGGCCGAGAATCCCTCGCTGACGCGGGTACGAATGGACATAGACAGTTTCCTGGGTGCCGAAGTTCGCTGGGGTGGTGTCATCACCAAGGTGGAGAACAAGGCCAGTCAAACCTGGATCGAACTGGTGCGTCATAAACTGTTCGATAACGGCAAGCCCAGATCGAATGACAAGAGCGATGGACGCTTCATCGCAAGCTTCGAAGGATTCGTCGACCCGGTGGTGTACAAAGTTGGTCGACCGTTAACCGTAGTCGGTACCATCGAAGGCAAAGCCGAGCGACCGATCGGTGAGCATGAATACCTGTTCCCGATTGTGGCCGTGGAGGGATCTTACCTGTGGAAAGCCAGGTCCAAGATCCGTGATCCTTACTACTATCCGCCACCCTACTGGTATTATGATTTCCGGTATTACCATCACTGGCCTCATTATCGCTATCCACACTATCACTGA
- a CDS encoding cupin domain-containing protein, translated as MHKYGMNELQYDLEPWPFDNPASDYKILRGTPRASGRLDHGANGGPHRLGIWSCTEGAFECTELGDELQTIIRGRLTLTRTGGETFSCGPGDSVFTRKGERVIWDISEEVTKVFFADLN; from the coding sequence ATGCACAAGTATGGAATGAACGAATTACAGTACGACCTGGAGCCCTGGCCGTTTGATAATCCGGCCTCGGATTACAAGATTCTGCGTGGTACCCCGCGCGCCTCGGGTCGGCTCGACCACGGTGCCAACGGTGGACCGCATCGCCTCGGAATCTGGTCCTGCACCGAGGGCGCGTTCGAATGTACGGAACTCGGTGACGAGCTACAAACTATTATTCGCGGTCGACTGACCCTGACCCGGACTGGTGGTGAAACATTTTCCTGTGGGCCCGGGGACAGCGTTTTCACGCGCAAAGGAGAACGCGTTATCTGGGATATCAGCGAAGAGGTGACCAAGGTGTTTTTTGCCGACTTGAACTGA
- a CDS encoding AzlC family ABC transporter permease, whose amino-acid sequence MHRNRGHLFTNFGKTGTPRVMTTWQSALHGVRTSGDYFLSTFIFGVMFGITAAAIGIENWHAMLMSASVFTASGQFAALEFWQAPLPFGTIALSVALVSSRNLLLGMAMTHHFDGHSLRRRIVWLFMLNDPGVVNSFRMDDDVDRLGYVTGYGVSMMTSWLCSTFIGLNAAHWFAAMDLGAVDFAGPLVMATMMMLFFKGSKSRPTPWIVAGVVALVLFELGAADYLILLGSVFAGMGVSIVQVRRAYG is encoded by the coding sequence GTGCACCGCAACCGCGGTCATCTTTTTACCAACTTCGGCAAAACCGGTACGCCCCGCGTCATGACGACCTGGCAAAGCGCACTGCACGGAGTACGTACCTCCGGGGATTATTTCCTCTCGACTTTCATTTTCGGCGTCATGTTCGGCATTACCGCGGCTGCGATCGGCATCGAGAACTGGCACGCAATGTTAATGAGCGCGTCGGTATTCACCGCCTCCGGCCAGTTCGCGGCGCTGGAATTCTGGCAGGCACCTTTACCGTTCGGTACGATTGCGTTATCGGTGGCGCTGGTCAGTTCGCGTAACCTGCTGCTCGGCATGGCGATGACACATCATTTTGACGGGCATAGCCTGCGACGGCGTATCGTCTGGTTGTTCATGCTCAATGACCCGGGCGTGGTCAACAGCTTCCGCATGGACGATGACGTCGACCGCCTCGGCTACGTCACCGGCTACGGTGTGTCGATGATGACAAGCTGGCTCTGTTCCACCTTCATTGGACTCAACGCTGCACATTGGTTTGCAGCCATGGACCTGGGTGCAGTCGATTTCGCAGGGCCCCTGGTGATGGCGACCATGATGATGCTGTTTTTCAAGGGCTCCAAATCACGGCCGACACCGTGGATCGTGGCTGGCGTTGTCGCGCTCGTCCTGTTTGAACTGGGTGCCGCTGACTACCTGATTCTGCTGGGCTCGGTGTTTGCCGGTATGGGGGTCTCGATAGTGCAGGTGCGCCGCGCTTATGGTTGA
- a CDS encoding AzlD domain-containing protein, which produces MVEANATLAAIAMIAVIVYLTRITGYFIGLQLRHIRGIQPVLEALPGCAFMAILAPAVRQGSVSEIVAMTCVVLIMWRSNNVVIATATGMAVLLLGGPYLDAG; this is translated from the coding sequence ATGGTTGAAGCCAACGCAACCCTGGCTGCAATCGCGATGATTGCGGTTATCGTCTACCTGACCCGGATAACCGGCTATTTCATCGGTCTGCAGTTACGCCATATTCGAGGAATACAGCCGGTACTCGAGGCACTGCCCGGCTGCGCTTTCATGGCGATTCTGGCGCCTGCGGTCAGGCAGGGCAGCGTCAGCGAAATCGTGGCGATGACCTGCGTGGTATTAATCATGTGGCGCAGCAACAACGTTGTGATCGCAACCGCGACCGGCATGGCAGTTCTACTGCTTGGCGGCCCCTACCTCGACGCCGGTTGA